One genomic segment of Candidatus Edwardsbacteria bacterium includes these proteins:
- a CDS encoding HAD family hydrolase, producing the protein MSVKTVFMDRDGTINVDTNYVNSPQQLSLLPNSGRAVKLLNQNKYKVVVVSNQSGVARGYLTLKTLGAIHRKLRQLLRREGAVLDAIYYCPCHPDEKAPCRKPDIGMARQAEKELKISLQGSYMIGDSRADIEFGNNIGAKTILVLTGQSRGNEPWLKKYRIDCVADDLLGAALWITNDG; encoded by the coding sequence ATGTCCGTAAAAACCGTGTTCATGGACCGGGACGGGACCATCAATGTTGACACCAATTATGTCAATTCTCCCCAACAGTTGAGCTTGCTGCCAAACTCCGGCCGGGCGGTCAAGCTGCTCAATCAGAATAAATACAAAGTTGTGGTGGTCAGCAACCAGTCGGGGGTGGCCCGGGGATACCTGACCCTTAAAACACTGGGCGCCATTCACCGAAAATTACGGCAGCTGCTCAGGAGGGAGGGGGCGGTCTTGGATGCCATATATTATTGTCCTTGCCATCCTGACGAAAAGGCACCCTGCCGCAAGCCTGATATTGGGATGGCCCGGCAGGCGGAAAAAGAGCTGAAGATCAGCCTCCAGGGATCATACATGATCGGCGACAGCCGGGCCGATATCGAATTCGGGAACAATATCGGGGCCAAGACCATACTGGTGCTCACCGGCCAGTCCAGGGGAAACGAACCCTGGCTGAAAAAATACAGGATCGACTGCGTGGCCGATGATCTGCTGGGGGCGGCCCTATGGATAACCAACGACGGATGA
- a CDS encoding glycosyltransferase family 2 protein, with product MNKITAIIIARNEEQNIARSIGSLKGFSEVIVMDSGSTDRTVEIARSMGAAVYQTDWPGYARQRQRSLQKANNSWVLFLDADEALDAPLNREILNLDLAGPARGYFLKRNNYFLGKMIRYSRWGNDWQLRLFQKDSASIPEVDIHEGVLINGPTGRLVTGCIKHHTVPNLFRYLEKTNEYTSLEAKQKIREGRRFSAFRLLWEPLAEFWKLYVVLQGWREGVRGLAIAGLSALGRFVVMAKIREAGSG from the coding sequence ATGAATAAGATCACCGCCATAATAATCGCCCGGAACGAAGAACAGAACATCGCCCGGTCCATCGGCAGCCTTAAGGGCTTCTCGGAGGTCATAGTCATGGACTCCGGCAGCACCGACCGGACAGTGGAGATTGCGCGTTCCATGGGGGCCGCAGTATATCAGACCGACTGGCCGGGCTATGCCAGGCAGCGGCAGCGGTCTTTGCAGAAGGCGAATAACTCCTGGGTGCTTTTCCTGGACGCCGATGAGGCGCTGGATGCCCCCCTGAACCGGGAGATATTAAACCTGGACCTGGCCGGCCCGGCCCGGGGATATTTCCTCAAAAGGAACAACTATTTTCTGGGCAAAATGATCAGATATTCCCGCTGGGGCAATGATTGGCAGCTCAGGCTGTTCCAAAAAGATTCCGCCAGCATACCGGAGGTCGATATCCATGAAGGAGTGTTGATAAACGGTCCGACGGGGAGGCTGGTCACGGGCTGCATAAAACACCATACGGTTCCGAATCTGTTCCGGTACTTGGAGAAGACCAATGAATACACCTCCCTGGAGGCCAAACAGAAGATCCGGGAGGGCCGCCGGTTTTCAGCCTTCAGGCTTTTATGGGAGCCCCTGGCGGAGTTTTGGAAACTGTATGTTGTCCTGCAAGGGTGGCGGGAGGGGGTCCGGGGCCTGGCCATAGCCGGCCTGTCGGCCTTGGGCCGTTTTGTGGTGATGGCCAAGATCAGGGAGGCCGGAAGTGGATAA
- a CDS encoding glycosyltransferase family 2 protein: MDKISIMLNTYNGGQKLANCLESAQWADEIVVIDSGSSDGSVELIKKYTDKYFHNDWPGYLAQREFGMQRCTGEWILILDQDEYITGQLRDKLSDICRNPEAYLEYNAGWVRRVEHFWGRQIRYGNYNPSSQPRLARRGKCRWTGFAHTWMEVEGGENRILRIKEPLWHDAYNTPFDYFNKINRYSELDVEERLPKGYHPSLARVIFSPLGMWWKCYIVHQGYRDGAHGYMNATSMMVYWFFRLSKAWHRRWLEKNRPDTWQEYQRKTGGGGGE, translated from the coding sequence GTGGATAAAATCTCGATAATGCTCAATACCTACAATGGCGGGCAGAAGCTGGCCAACTGCTTGGAATCGGCCCAATGGGCCGACGAGATAGTGGTGATAGATTCCGGCAGCAGCGACGGCTCGGTCGAGCTTATCAAGAAGTATACCGATAAGTATTTTCACAACGACTGGCCCGGCTATCTGGCCCAGCGGGAATTCGGCATGCAACGCTGCACCGGGGAATGGATATTGATACTGGATCAGGACGAGTATATCACCGGCCAATTGAGGGACAAATTGTCGGATATCTGCCGCAATCCTGAGGCCTACCTGGAATATAACGCCGGTTGGGTAAGAAGGGTGGAACATTTCTGGGGGCGGCAGATAAGATACGGCAACTACAATCCCAGCTCTCAGCCCCGCCTGGCCCGAAGGGGGAAATGCCGCTGGACCGGATTCGCCCACACTTGGATGGAGGTGGAGGGCGGGGAGAATCGAATACTTCGGATCAAAGAGCCCCTATGGCACGATGCCTATAACACCCCTTTTGATTACTTCAACAAGATAAACCGCTATTCCGAACTGGATGTGGAGGAACGCCTGCCCAAGGGATACCACCCCAGCCTGGCCCGGGTGATATTTTCCCCCCTGGGAATGTGGTGGAAATGCTACATTGTCCACCAAGGGTACCGGGACGGGGCCCACGGGTATATGAATGCCACCTCCATGATGGTATACTGGTTCTTCCGGCTCTCCAAGGCCTGGCACCGCCGGTGGCTGGAGAAGAACCGGCCCGATACCTGGCAAGAGTATCAACGGAAGACGGGCGGGGGGGGCGGAGAATGA
- a CDS encoding glycosyltransferase family 2 protein, whose amino-acid sequence MRISATVITKNEEGNIERCLSALDFADEIVVVDAESTDRTVELARKFTGRVYSNPWPGHIQQKNHAIELAQGEWILSIDADEVITPELRREILAVKKDRDQAIDGYYIPRRSNFIGRWITHCGWFPDHHLRLFLKSKGRFGGMNPHDIVVLRGATEYFRHPMLHYTYPSLDVYLSRLNSYTTIAAKELKSRGKRFKLRHIILSPPATFLKMYIFKAGFRDGWEGFMLCVLSSYYVLVKYLKLWELDLREVKSEN is encoded by the coding sequence ATGAGAATATCGGCGACGGTTATCACTAAAAATGAGGAAGGCAATATCGAACGGTGCCTCTCGGCGCTGGATTTCGCCGATGAGATAGTGGTGGTGGATGCCGAAAGTACCGACCGCACAGTGGAGCTGGCCAGAAAATTCACGGGGCGGGTCTATAGCAACCCCTGGCCGGGCCATATCCAGCAGAAGAACCATGCCATAGAGCTGGCGCAGGGCGAATGGATCCTTTCCATAGATGCCGATGAGGTGATCACCCCCGAGCTAAGGCGGGAGATCCTGGCTGTCAAGAAAGACCGGGATCAAGCCATAGACGGTTATTATATCCCCCGCCGATCCAATTTTATCGGGAGATGGATAACCCACTGTGGGTGGTTCCCCGATCACCATCTACGGTTGTTCCTGAAGAGCAAGGGGCGGTTTGGCGGGATGAACCCGCACGATATAGTTGTTTTGAGGGGAGCTACGGAATATTTCAGGCACCCCATGCTGCATTATACCTACCCGTCGCTGGATGTCTACCTTTCCAGGCTGAACAGCTATACCACCATTGCCGCCAAAGAACTGAAGAGCCGGGGAAAAAGATTCAAGCTGCGCCATATTATATTGTCGCCCCCGGCCACTTTTTTAAAAATGTATATATTCAAGGCCGGGTTCCGGGACGGATGGGAGGGATTCATGTTGTGCGTCCTTTCATCCTATTATGTGCTGGTCAAATATCTGAAGCTTTGGGAACTGGACCTGAGGGAAGTCAAGAGTGAAAATTAA
- a CDS encoding glycosyltransferase family 4 protein, with translation MKINIVHVCSSASWGGMEMVVGRLAYLQKTNGYKVKVVTGKDTPLSARCRELGLDNQPILADGSLGWSGCCRFLKFVKETEPDVVHVHYSKDLNLAVPVKQLTGGKIVFTKHLGSYINKKDPWHRFVYRGVDRATAISRLIKDNLIETTPLPEGKVDVVYLGTDTSRFIPDLIQREAVRDELEISNDAILIGMMGRISYGKGYEDFIQMAQALSGRNVEFLFIGGHSRNEDRYGDEIEQEIRDKLGPRAHLTGFKDDRERYLQALDMFVFPSYAESFGLALTEAMACGLPCVAYGKDGVLDIIEDRKDGLLAEVRKVKDLIQKTSVLLDDEGLRIKLGKAGREKVIKEFSDPQMLQGFERAYKIALGAQ, from the coding sequence GTGAAAATTAATATCGTACATGTCTGCAGCTCGGCTTCCTGGGGCGGAATGGAGATGGTTGTCGGCCGATTAGCTTATCTGCAAAAAACCAATGGGTACAAGGTAAAGGTGGTTACCGGCAAAGATACTCCACTGTCCGCCAGGTGCAGGGAACTGGGCCTGGATAACCAACCGATCCTGGCCGATGGCTCTTTGGGCTGGAGCGGCTGTTGCCGTTTTTTAAAGTTTGTAAAAGAGACCGAGCCCGATGTAGTTCATGTGCACTACTCAAAGGACCTCAACCTGGCGGTGCCGGTCAAACAGTTGACCGGAGGGAAGATAGTTTTTACCAAGCACCTGGGGTCCTATATCAACAAAAAGGACCCCTGGCATAGGTTCGTATACCGGGGGGTTGACCGGGCTACGGCCATCTCCCGGCTGATCAAGGACAACCTTATCGAAACCACCCCGCTTCCCGAGGGAAAAGTAGATGTCGTCTATTTGGGCACCGATACGTCCAGATTCATCCCGGATCTGATTCAAAGAGAGGCGGTTCGAGACGAACTGGAGATATCCAACGATGCAATCCTTATCGGCATGATGGGCCGGATATCCTATGGCAAGGGATATGAGGATTTCATCCAGATGGCCCAGGCCCTGTCCGGAAGGAATGTTGAGTTCCTGTTTATCGGCGGGCATAGCCGGAACGAGGACCGATACGGGGATGAGATAGAACAGGAGATCAGGGATAAACTGGGCCCCAGGGCCCATCTGACCGGGTTCAAAGATGACCGGGAAAGGTACCTGCAGGCCCTGGATATGTTCGTCTTTCCGTCATATGCCGAATCCTTCGGCCTGGCTCTGACCGAGGCCATGGCCTGCGGGCTGCCCTGCGTGGCCTACGGCAAGGACGGCGTCCTGGACATAATAGAAGATAGGAAGGACGGCCTGCTGGCCGAAGTAAGGAAGGTAAAAGACCTGATCCAAAAAACCAGCGTTCTTCTCGATGACGAGGGCCTGAGGATCAAATTGGGCAAGGCTGGCCGGGAGAAGGTGATCAAGGAATTTTCGGACCCTCAAATGTTGCAGGGTTTTGAACGGGCCTATAAAATAGCACTGGGCGCACAATGA